GCGTACCGGGCGGCACATCCGTAAGCGGAGCCGCGTGGACGCCGAAAGGCCCCTGACACCCGTTTCCGCGAGTCAGAGGCCTCCGCCGTAGCCCCGACGGGATTCGAACCCGCGCTACCGCCTTGAGAGGGCGGCGTGCTAGGCCACTACACAACGGGGCCGTGGCCGCGCGATGACGGCCGTCGAGCCGACACAACGCGAGGATCGCACTCGCGATCCAGCTGGGGTACCAGGACTCGAACCTAGACTAACGGAGCCAGAATCCGTCGGGCTGCCAATTACCCCATACCCCATCGGGTGCTTCGCCCGGCGATTATAGCCCAGTCTGAGTCACAGCCGCGATCGCCAGATCGAGGCGGCGGATGGCGGACTCGCGTCCCAGAATCTCCAAGGACTCGAACAGCGGCGGCGAGATCCTGCGACCAGTGACCGCGACCCGGACCGGCCCGAACGCCAACTTGGGTTTCAACCCCAACCCGTCCACTAACCGATCACGAAGCACCCGCTCGATCGAATCGTGCGACCATTCCGGCAGCTCGGCCAGAGCGGAGCGCGAGGCCTCAAGGACCGGACCTGCCGCCTCGCCCAACACCTTCGTCGCGTCGTCTGGATCGACGCGGAACTGATCCTCGTCCACGAACAGGAACTCCAGCATCGGTGCGGCCTGTCCGAGTGTGTCCAGGCGCTCGGCGATCAACGGCACCGATTGCTCCAAGGTGTCGCGCTGATCGCTCGTCAGCTGCTCGCCGACAAGGCCCCCCTGCCTCAGATACGGGACCAATCGCGCCTGGAGTTCCGCGGCCGGCAACGCTCTGATCCACTCGGCGTTGATGGCAGTGCACTTCTTCAGGTCGAATCTGGCTGGATTGGGGTTCACGCGAGTGATGTCGAAGTGCTGCGCCATCTCGCTCATCGAGAACAGTTCCGGATTGTGGCCGATGGTTGACTGATGGTCATCGCCCATCGACCACCCCAGCAGCGCGAGGTAGTTCAGCAGGCCCTCCGGCATGAATCCAGCGTCGCGGTACATCCGCAGGGACGATTCAGGGTCGCGTTTCGCGAGCTTGCGGTTCCCCTCGCCCATCACATAGGGCAAGTGGCCGAAGGCGGGCGTGGAGCCCTCGACGGCGCCACACTCGAGCATCGCGTCATACAGCGCGATCTGGCGCGGCGTCGAAGAAAGCAGATCCTCGCCTCGCAGAACATGCGTGATCCGCATCAGAGCGTCGTCGACCGGGTTCACCAGCGTGTAGAGAGGCTCCCCGTTCGCACGCACGAGCACGTAGTCACGAACCTGCCCGGCTGCGACCCGCACATCTCCGCGGACCAGGTCATGCCAAACGAAATCCCGGTCGGGCATCCGGAAACGAAGAGCGGGCTTGAGTCCCTCATCCGCCAAGCGCCCGCGATCCGTTGGAGTCAAGTCCCGGCAGTGCCCGTCGTAGCCGGGGGTAGTGTGCGCCTGTCGCGCCGCGACGCGGCGGACCTCAAGCTCCCCCGTAGTGCAGAAGCACGGGTAGGCATATCCGGCCTCCTGGAGCCTCCGCGCCACATCGCGGTAAGTGTCGAGCCTCTCAGACTGCCGGTAGGGACCGTACGGACCGCCGACCTCGGGCCCCTCGTCCCAGTCCAGACCCAGCCACCGCATGGATTCAAGCAACGCCAGATACGACTCCTCAGTGTCTCGTGAGGAGTCCGTGTCCTCGATCCGAAACACGAAAGTGCCGCCGTGATGCCGCGCGAACGCCCAGTTGAACAGGGCCGTGCGGATCATCCCGACGTGCGGGTTTCCGGTCGGTGACGGGCAGAACCGCACCCTGGTATCCGCGCCCAAATCCGTAACACCCATGGATTCACTCACCAGCAATCACATCGTTGGTCAAAGTCCCCAGTCCGGCGATCGAAACGCTGACGCGATCCCCCTCGACCAGCGGACCCACACCGGCAGGGGTCCCGGTGAGTATGACGTCTCCGGGCAGCAAGGTCATGATCGAACTCACCCACGAGACCAGCTCCCGGACGCCGAACAACATCTGCCTAGTCGAGCCCCGCTGCCGCCGTTCATCGTTCACGAGAACTTCCACATCCGCGTCAGCCGGATCGAAATCGGTTTCGATCCACGGACCCAGCGGGCAGAACGTGTCGAAGCCCTTGGCCCGGGTCCACTGCCAGTCGGTCGCCTGAAGATCGCGGGCAGTGACGTCGTTCCCGCACGTGTAGCCGAGGATGACCCGGTCAGCGTCCACAGCAGCTACGTGACGGCACATCCGCCCGATGACGACAGCCAGCTCGCCCTCGTGCTCCACCCGCGAAGACTGCTCCGGCAGCTTGATCCGCGCACCGGGACCAATCACAGCGGTGTTCGGCTTCAGGAAGATCAGAGGATCCGCGGGGGGCTGCGAACCCATCTCGGCCGCGTGATCGGCGTAGTTCTGCCCTATCCCAATGATCTTGGACGGCAGCACGGGCGCCAACAGCTTCACAGATTCGATGGGAATCGCGGTGTCCACGAGGTCCAGCTCCGCGTAGGGATGCCCGCGAACCGGGCGCACGCTGGCGCCTGACATGCCGCCGGGCCCCGGTCCGGCCGCCTCCAAGACTCCGAAGGCAACTGTCCCTGGCAGCGAGAAACGAACGATACGCACAGCAGCACAGCCTACGGCGGCGGCGCGGCTGCCCTCCCCCTCGCGGTCAGTCGTCGCGCTCCGCGAGGAGTAGCCCGTAAGTGATCGCATCCTCCAGCGCGAGCCAGGAGGCTTCTATTACGTTCTCGTGCACGCCGACGGTTTGCCATTCGCAGCTGCCGTTGGACGTGCTGACCAGTACTCGGGTGACGGCATCGGTGCCCTTGACGCCTTCGAGTATCCGAACCTTGTAGTCCACCAGCGAGACGTCCTTGAGGGCTGGATGGGCGCGCACTAGAGCCTTGCGCAACGCGTTGTCCAGCGCGTTGACTGGGCCGTTGCCCTCCGCGGTCGAGATCACACGTCCGCCGTTGGTCTCGATCTTGACGGTGGCTTCGCTGACGACTGCCCCATCATCGCGGTGCTCAACGATCGTCCGCCACGACTCCAACCGGAACGTCTGGGGTCGTGTCCCAACCTCCGCGAGCAGCATCAACTCGAACGACGCGTCGGCGGCTTCGAACGTCCAGCCCTGCGACTCCAACCCCTTGACGCGTTCTACGAGGCGCTCGACCGCGGCTGGGTTGGCCGACAAGTCGTAGCCCAGCTCCTTGCTCTTCATCTCGACAGAGGCACGCCCAGCCATCTCGGTGACCAGGACGCGCATGTCGTTGCCGACCAAGTCCGGGTCGGTGTGGTTGTAGAGCTCGACGGCGACCTTCAGCGCGCTGGCATGGAGACCGGCCTTGTGGGCGAAGGAGGACACTCCCGCGTACGGCTGATGCGTGTCCGGAGTCAGATTGGCGATGTCGGCGATGGCGTGTGCGACCCGAACCGTCTCCCGGAGACATCCTTCGGGCAGTACCCTCATGCCCAACTTGAGCTCAAGGTTCGCCACAACAGCGAATATGTCGGCGTTTCCCGTGCGTTCACCGTAGCCATTCGCAGTGCCCTGGACATGCGTAGCTCCGGCCTCGACCGCGGCGATCGTGTTGGCGATCGCGCAACCTGTGTCGTCCTGGCAATGGATGCCGATCCGCGTGCCCGACCGGCGAACCACGTCAGCCACGATCGAGCTGATACCGCTGGGTAGCATGCCCCCGTTCGTGTCACAAAGGACCCCGACTGAACCTCCAGCGGCGGCCACGGCGTCAAGCAAGCGGATTCCGTAGTCCCGGTCGCGGGAGTAGCCGTCGAAGAAATGCTCAGCGTCCACGAATACCCTGCGGCCTTCCCCGACCAAGAACGCGACAGTGTCCGAGACCATCGCCAGGTTCTCCTCCAGGGTTGTACGCAAGGCCTCACTCACGTGGCGCACGTCCGACTTGGCCACGAGAGTCACCACCGGGGCGCCCGAATCGAGCAGAGCCTTCACCTGCGGATCGTCCTGGACATTGACGCCCGCCCTGCGAGTGGCGCCGAAGGCCACGAGCTGAGCGTTCTGGAGCCGCAGCTCCGACACCGCCCGGCTGAAGAACTCGGTGTCCTTGGGCATCGCGCCCGGCCACCCGCCTTCGATGAACCCGACTCCGTATTCGTCCAGCAGCCGGGCGACGGCTAGCTTGTCGCTGACGGAGTACGAGATTCCCTCCCGCTGGGCGCCGTCGCGCAGAGTCGTGTCGAACACATGGAATGAGTCGTCGGGCCGGAAGTCCGTCCCTGTTTCCGCGGCAGTCATCTCCGTCGTCCTTTCGCGTGCTGTTGGTCAGTGATCGCGGGAGGTCAGGCGATTCGCCTCAACCATCCGTGGTGATCGGGCGCCGCACCAGTCTGAATGTCGAGCAAAGCGTGGCGAAGCTGGCTAGTGACAGGACCAGCCTCGGCGCCACCGACGTTCCACTCGGCCGTCCGGCCGCACACGCGGTCCACTGGCGTGATCACCGCGGCGGTGCCGCAAGCGAATACCTCAGTGATCTCGCCGGACATCGACCCCTCGCGCCATTCGTCGACACTGATTCGGCCCTCCTCCACGTCATAACCCAAGTCGCGTGCCAACGTCAGCAGCGAAGCCCGCGTGATCCCTGGGAGCAGGCTCCCAGTTAGTTTCGGGGTCATCAAACGCGCGCCGGTTCCGGTGCCGTAGACGAAGAACAGGTTCATCCCGCCCATTTCCTCAACCCAGCGGCGCTCGACCGCGTCCAGCCAGACGACCTGATCACACCCGTTTTCCATGGCCTCGACTTGGGCGATGAGAGAAGCCGCGTAGTTCCCCGCGCACTTGGCTTCGCCGGTACCTCCCGGCGCGGCCCGCACGTAGTCCTCGGTGAGCCAGACAGCCACCGGCTGGACCCCATCCCGGAAGTAGGCGCCGGCCGGAGACGCGATCAGCAGGTACAGATACTCGTCCGCTGGCCGCACTCCGAGCCCGACCTCGGTGGAGAACATGAACGGACGCATATACAGCGACTTCTCCCTGTGGTGAGGAACCCAGTCCGCGTCCAGGGATAGCAGGGCCTCCAACGACCCAATGAACAGATCCTCAGGCAGTTCGGGCATGGCCAGTCTGCGGGCCGATGCGCGAAACCGTCGGGCGTTCTCCTCAGGCCGGAAGACGTACACACGATCGTCGGCGTGGCGGTAAGCCTTTAGCCCCTCGAAGACGCTCTGCCCGTAGTGCAACGAGTTAGTTCCTGGGTCCAGCTGCAGCGGACTGTAGGCGTCAACGGCCGCGTCATGCCATCCGCGACCCGCGAGCCAACGGATCTGCACCATGTGGTCGGTGAACACGTTGCCGAATCCAGGGTCGTCCAGAATCGCCCAGCGCTCATTCACCGGAAGCGGTGACGCATTCTGGCGGATCACGAAACTCTGAGTGACTTCTTCCACGGTTCCCTCACGATCAGGCGTCAGGTTCAGTTTCCTCCATCTCGCCGCGGCAGCGTCAGCGGGAGGCGGAAATGATCGAGTCCGCCAGTGCGTCGCCGATCTGTGAAGTCGTCCTGACTCCGCTCCGACTGGCGAGATCCTGTGCCACCGCCTGCTCAACAGCGGCGGCGGCGTCTGGGCGTCCCAGATGATCCAGGAGCAGCGCCACGCTGAGCACGGTCGCCGTTGGGTCAGCCTCGCCCCGACCGGCGATGTCGGGGGCTGAGCCATGTACCGGCTCGAACATGCTCGGATTGGCGTGGCTGGGGTCCAGGTTGCCGCTTGCGGCCAGGCCGATGCCGCCGCAGATCGCCGCGCCGATGTCGGTGAGGATGTCGCCGAACAGGTTGTCGGTCACGACGACGTCGAATCGCTCGGGATTGGTCAGGAAGAACATCGCAGCCGCGTCTACGTGCAGGTACTCGGTCTCGATCTCCGGATGCCTGGCCGCCTCGTCGTCAAAGACGCGGCGCCATAAC
This genomic window from Candidatus Nanopelagicales bacterium contains:
- a CDS encoding fumarylacetoacetate hydrolase family protein translates to MRIVRFSLPGTVAFGVLEAAGPGPGGMSGASVRPVRGHPYAELDLVDTAIPIESVKLLAPVLPSKIIGIGQNYADHAAEMGSQPPADPLIFLKPNTAVIGPGARIKLPEQSSRVEHEGELAVVIGRMCRHVAAVDADRVILGYTCGNDVTARDLQATDWQWTRAKGFDTFCPLGPWIETDFDPADADVEVLVNDERRQRGSTRQMLFGVRELVSWVSSIMTLLPGDVILTGTPAGVGPLVEGDRVSVSIAGLGTLTNDVIAGE
- the cimA gene encoding citramalate synthase → MTAAETGTDFRPDDSFHVFDTTLRDGAQREGISYSVSDKLAVARLLDEYGVGFIEGGWPGAMPKDTEFFSRAVSELRLQNAQLVAFGATRRAGVNVQDDPQVKALLDSGAPVVTLVAKSDVRHVSEALRTTLEENLAMVSDTVAFLVGEGRRVFVDAEHFFDGYSRDRDYGIRLLDAVAAAGGSVGVLCDTNGGMLPSGISSIVADVVRRSGTRIGIHCQDDTGCAIANTIAAVEAGATHVQGTANGYGERTGNADIFAVVANLELKLGMRVLPEGCLRETVRVAHAIADIANLTPDTHQPYAGVSSFAHKAGLHASALKVAVELYNHTDPDLVGNDMRVLVTEMAGRASVEMKSKELGYDLSANPAAVERLVERVKGLESQGWTFEAADASFELMLLAEVGTRPQTFRLESWRTIVEHRDDGAVVSEATVKIETNGGRVISTAEGNGPVNALDNALRKALVRAHPALKDVSLVDYKVRILEGVKGTDAVTRVLVSTSNGSCEWQTVGVHENVIEASWLALEDAITYGLLLAERDD
- the gltX gene encoding glutamate--tRNA ligase, with the protein product MSESMGVTDLGADTRVRFCPSPTGNPHVGMIRTALFNWAFARHHGGTFVFRIEDTDSSRDTEESYLALLESMRWLGLDWDEGPEVGGPYGPYRQSERLDTYRDVARRLQEAGYAYPCFCTTGELEVRRVAARQAHTTPGYDGHCRDLTPTDRGRLADEGLKPALRFRMPDRDFVWHDLVRGDVRVAAGQVRDYVLVRANGEPLYTLVNPVDDALMRITHVLRGEDLLSSTPRQIALYDAMLECGAVEGSTPAFGHLPYVMGEGNRKLAKRDPESSLRMYRDAGFMPEGLLNYLALLGWSMGDDHQSTIGHNPELFSMSEMAQHFDITRVNPNPARFDLKKCTAINAEWIRALPAAELQARLVPYLRQGGLVGEQLTSDQRDTLEQSVPLIAERLDTLGQAAPMLEFLFVDEDQFRVDPDDATKVLGEAAGPVLEASRSALAELPEWSHDSIERVLRDRLVDGLGLKPKLAFGPVRVAVTGRRISPPLFESLEILGRESAIRRLDLAIAAVTQTGL
- a CDS encoding branched-chain amino acid aminotransferase; protein product: MEEVTQSFVIRQNASPLPVNERWAILDDPGFGNVFTDHMVQIRWLAGRGWHDAAVDAYSPLQLDPGTNSLHYGQSVFEGLKAYRHADDRVYVFRPEENARRFRASARRLAMPELPEDLFIGSLEALLSLDADWVPHHREKSLYMRPFMFSTEVGLGVRPADEYLYLLIASPAGAYFRDGVQPVAVWLTEDYVRAAPGGTGEAKCAGNYAASLIAQVEAMENGCDQVVWLDAVERRWVEEMGGMNLFFVYGTGTGARLMTPKLTGSLLPGITRASLLTLARDLGYDVEEGRISVDEWREGSMSGEITEVFACGTAAVITPVDRVCGRTAEWNVGGAEAGPVTSQLRHALLDIQTGAAPDHHGWLRRIA